From the Nodularia sp. NIES-3585 genome, one window contains:
- a CDS encoding 1-acyl-sn-glycerol-3-phosphate acyltransferase translates to MSPNSPLDISRYFLAALSTQIFRYHENRIPKDASVLVVSNHRSFMDALILMSALSRSIRFACHHYMGQVPLMREIVTGQLGCFPLEEKPNRQQSFFEQSQIILQSKQMVGVFPEGTGPMVTSTSPHEVGEFHRGFAHLALRSTVEDLLILPIAIASLEEVNTYGLPLRLLSFFDPSEPLFNQSGLHPLVIYRRVAVLIGRPYWITPQHQQKYRGKQAKNIVTELTEHCHNEIACLLDQGCY, encoded by the coding sequence ATGAGTCCAAATAGTCCCCTGGATATTTCGCGCTATTTCTTAGCGGCGTTATCAACACAAATTTTTCGCTATCACGAAAATCGCATTCCCAAGGATGCTAGCGTTTTGGTAGTCAGCAATCACCGCAGCTTTATGGATGCACTGATTTTAATGTCGGCGCTATCTAGATCAATTCGCTTTGCTTGTCATCACTATATGGGACAAGTACCACTGATGCGGGAGATTGTCACCGGACAATTGGGATGCTTTCCTTTAGAGGAGAAGCCAAATCGCCAGCAAAGTTTTTTTGAACAGTCACAGATAATTTTACAGTCAAAGCAAATGGTGGGTGTTTTTCCTGAAGGAACCGGGCCAATGGTGACATCTACCAGTCCCCATGAAGTTGGTGAATTTCACAGAGGATTTGCTCATTTAGCGTTGCGGTCTACTGTGGAAGATTTGTTAATTTTACCAATTGCGATCGCTTCTTTAGAAGAAGTCAATACTTATGGCTTACCTTTACGATTGTTAAGTTTCTTTGACCCTTCAGAACCTTTATTTAATCAATCAGGTTTACACCCCTTGGTTATATATCGTCGGGTTGCTGTGTTAATTGGTCGCCCTTATTGGATTACACCACAGCATCAACAGAAATATCGTGGCAAACAAGCTAAAAATATCGTAACTGAACTAACTGAACATTGCCACAATGAAATTGCCTGTTTACTAGATCAAGGTTGTTATTAG
- a CDS encoding alpha/beta fold hydrolase yields MPKVELKPCFLTPNRVQVEYPLFVYLPGLDGTGELLRSQTAGLEVGFDVRCLAIPRQDLTTWDELSNNVLDLIHAELEKSSQRPVYLCGESFGGCLAMKVATQAPQLFKRIILVNPASAFQLRPWLSWTSQFTSLVPECFYDLGALGLLPFLASLARIPRNVRHELLKTMRSVPPDTLTWRLSLLKEFSVTEAQLRQLTQAVLLIVAASDRLLPSLNEAKRLLSILPNPKMAVLPDSGHACLLEHNINLYKILLDQNFVEHQIKASQELEAKGSTSQ; encoded by the coding sequence ATGCCAAAAGTTGAGCTAAAGCCGTGTTTCCTGACTCCTAACCGAGTCCAAGTAGAGTATCCGTTGTTTGTGTATTTACCAGGATTGGATGGAACTGGTGAACTATTGCGATCGCAAACTGCTGGCTTAGAAGTTGGCTTTGATGTGCGGTGTTTGGCGATTCCCAGACAAGACCTCACTACCTGGGATGAGTTAAGCAATAACGTCTTGGACTTGATCCATGCCGAATTAGAAAAAAGCTCTCAAAGACCAGTTTACCTGTGTGGCGAGTCCTTTGGGGGTTGTTTGGCAATGAAAGTAGCAACCCAAGCACCACAGTTATTTAAGCGGATTATCCTGGTTAACCCAGCATCAGCCTTTCAGCTGCGCCCTTGGTTGAGTTGGACATCCCAATTTACTAGCTTGGTTCCAGAATGTTTTTATGATCTGGGCGCATTAGGGTTATTACCCTTTTTGGCATCTTTGGCACGTATTCCCCGTAACGTGCGCCACGAACTGCTGAAAACTATGCGTTCTGTACCGCCAGACACACTTACCTGGCGATTGTCTTTGCTGAAGGAATTTAGTGTAACTGAAGCGCAGTTACGCCAACTAACTCAAGCAGTTTTGCTAATTGTGGCTGCAAGCGATCGCCTTTTACCCTCACTCAACGAAGCCAAACGGTTGCTAAGTATTTTACCTAACCCCAAGATGGCTGTATTACCTGACAGTGGACACGCCTGTTTACTAGAACATAATATTAATCTCTATAAAATCTTACTGGATCAAAATTTTGTAGAACATCAAATCAAAGCATCTCAGGAATTAGAGGCTAAGGGATCAACTTCCCAATGA
- a CDS encoding nucleotidyl transferase AbiEii/AbiGii toxin family protein — protein MLIKPQIQIPQKLPFLSKLCWQREDIKNLTLLEMLRIYERGWHYRGALGDLSQPEALFVQQLAQYYNSWLGAQMFEKEFHHKILKVLSQLKANFFLECGAYFGGGTLVSLTHGEYRLSKDIDFLCSAGTGYRLLRQKIAEDQYNALFNTQNNLGATRFCEVGAIAALAEGIANK, from the coding sequence ATGTTAATTAAACCTCAAATTCAAATTCCCCAAAAGTTGCCCTTTTTATCAAAATTATGTTGGCAAAGAGAAGATATAAAAAATCTGACTCTTTTAGAAATGCTCAGAATATATGAACGAGGTTGGCATTACCGAGGGGCTTTAGGCGATTTGAGCCAACCAGAAGCCTTATTTGTGCAACAGTTAGCTCAATATTATAATTCATGGTTGGGAGCGCAAATGTTTGAGAAGGAATTTCATCACAAAATTTTAAAAGTTCTTAGTCAATTAAAGGCTAATTTTTTCTTAGAGTGTGGCGCATATTTTGGCGGTGGTACTTTGGTAAGTTTAACTCATGGCGAATATAGATTAAGCAAAGATATAGATTTTCTCTGTTCCGCTGGTACTGGCTATCGGTTACTGCGACAAAAAATAGCTGAAGATCAATATAATGCTCTATTTAATACTCAAAATAACCTGGGAGCAACGCGATTTTGTGAGGTTGGTGCGATAGCTGCGCTCGCCGAAGGCATCGCTAATAAATAA
- a CDS encoding ISLre2 family transposase has product MKNSIYSSFDLNKSLEQFQEKVTKLLELTNISEWDGRVFKEREEKIRESALVLAGECTALLLHKLSKSEEFLDKAMQETQGWWHPNTQKHGCKKRQILTIGNVEVNLKLPYVVERPTQPKKNQKILNEGFCPFLRYLGMSEGLTPGVFSKIAQYGAIAGSFEAARTTLIDWGINISLKRIERLTYYFGKIGINLRQSKINGLEVGNLPTTNILKDQRVVIAVDGGRTRIRINNKGRRKLKTNRVGYTGEWVEPKLLTIYVVNEQGEKVKNGEIPITNDGTYSGFEGFLQILEMYLVNLGISQAKQVLLIADGAEWIWIHIPPLLKKLTCPNQTYQLLDFYHAASHLQDFADAAFSTKDERQQWFKKARKTLKKGQALGLMRNMNEFIPGATGERLKILVRERNYILKAYRRRLLKYNEVASQKLPLGSGAIESLIRQVVNLRMKGNSKFWLKDHAEIMLHLRCQWIAKTWDNFCDSIFNSFIKPITV; this is encoded by the coding sequence ATGAAAAATAGTATATATTCTAGCTTCGATTTAAACAAATCTTTAGAACAGTTTCAAGAAAAAGTTACGAAACTTTTAGAATTAACGAATATATCAGAATGGGATGGACGCGTTTTCAAGGAACGAGAGGAAAAAATTAGAGAATCTGCATTAGTTTTAGCAGGAGAATGCACAGCTTTGTTACTGCATAAGCTGTCCAAATCTGAAGAGTTTTTGGATAAAGCAATGCAGGAGACACAAGGATGGTGGCATCCTAACACGCAAAAACATGGTTGTAAAAAGCGCCAAATATTAACAATTGGTAACGTAGAAGTAAATTTAAAATTACCTTATGTAGTTGAACGTCCAACTCAACCAAAGAAAAATCAAAAAATCTTAAATGAAGGATTTTGCCCATTCTTAAGATATTTAGGAATGTCCGAGGGTTTAACCCCTGGTGTTTTCTCGAAGATTGCCCAATATGGTGCAATTGCTGGCTCTTTTGAAGCAGCGCGTACAACGCTAATAGATTGGGGCATAAATATCAGCCTAAAACGCATAGAACGGCTCACATATTACTTTGGTAAGATTGGCATAAATTTACGTCAATCGAAAATAAACGGTTTAGAGGTTGGCAATTTACCGACAACTAATATTCTTAAAGACCAGCGTGTTGTCATCGCCGTAGACGGCGGTCGTACCCGAATTCGGATCAATAATAAAGGTAGACGTAAGCTTAAGACTAACCGTGTAGGCTATACAGGAGAATGGGTTGAGCCTAAATTATTAACTATTTATGTGGTGAATGAGCAAGGTGAAAAAGTTAAGAATGGCGAGATTCCTATTACTAACGATGGGACTTACTCAGGATTTGAAGGATTTTTACAAATCTTAGAGATGTACTTGGTTAATTTAGGGATTAGTCAGGCAAAACAGGTTTTATTAATTGCGGATGGTGCAGAATGGATATGGATACATATCCCTCCGTTATTAAAAAAATTAACCTGCCCAAATCAAACTTATCAGTTATTAGATTTTTATCACGCGGCATCACATTTACAAGACTTCGCTGATGCTGCATTTAGCACAAAAGATGAACGCCAACAATGGTTTAAGAAGGCGCGAAAAACTTTAAAGAAAGGTCAAGCATTAGGTTTAATGAGAAACATGAATGAATTTATTCCTGGGGCGACCGGGGAACGTCTGAAAATTTTAGTCCGAGAGCGAAATTATATTTTAAAAGCTTACCGACGGAGACTTTTAAAATATAACGAAGTTGCATCTCAAAAGCTCCCTCTTGGCAGTGGCGCGATTGAAAGTTTAATTCGTCAAGTTGTTAATTTACGCATGAAAGGTAACAGTAAGTTTTGGCTTAAAGATCATGCCGAAATCATGTTACATCTTCGATGTCAATGGATAGCTAAAACTTGGGATAATTTTTGTGATTCTATATTTAATTCCTTTATTAAACCTATAACTGTTTGA